Proteins from one Bacillus thuringiensis genomic window:
- a CDS encoding protein containing cell adhesion domain protein, with translation MARQLGKNLLQPEPGWTREYCFLENAKPGMFFSNVDLDNKITGDKWRAVGDTNRLEQNSAWYVGDTLGRSFYFKFTGTSVRILLKNFTTHAYNITVTIDDISYVGSVPAYSSEYSLVVFEKLDLIKGEHNVKVTTNGYASGAPGTAYTFITAIDYADLSANVGDVLTQPEPGWSRFDDRNSAIRYEGNWQIYNNQSSGDGYLGSYHIKNNDKDKLGHVFFNFTGTKLRILAYRTDGLYFDNTKIVIDGVTYDIPRVDKPSSVKTVVVFEKTDLSPGTHSVDMYDYYLNLDAIDVGQGESIVEKAKVGGILKEPEPGWQRHKFNEKLDDGTEAIKYYPEGAWIVRDSGDYTYTKNHVGYLRFKFYGSAIRIISTHFSDTATNTKITINGKTSFHNFRGNADGDLLSFEQANLPLGIHTVEIDANNSGKSNLSAIDLKDGEYLVPLIKVGEALLQPEPGWTRYDDTSINIKYSGPWSSSLADTGSYNNSIHYTVENAGVTFSFYGKSLRIIGLVSTGYKKANIIIDGKILDEINFNSAVTERSILLYEKKDLTEGKHTVTIWGEYINLDAIDINGSGFLIPPVKVGERLKEPELGWKRFDDRDQRIFYENPDGGSWIQISVDPTDYYNGTLTYKEHVGMPRLKVKFKFKGIQLRILATRFTTNLSKYEEAKILIDGVQYVYNQNGTSNQFCTLLFESPVLNQDVHTVEITTGKGPFDFDCIDILGGDLFLLAKVGDVLTQPELGWKRFDDTDSNIKYIGNWVAVQNIEDRFNGTLHYKHSSHGTEPIAIEFHFKGTKLRLITLVSKIYDKDLQITIDGVTETFSSSRDTVAAQILTYEKLGLSNSIHTVRITGIYANLDAIDIDDTGELIPIDVAKKPKVSLYEKESGKIFVDDFDSVNPKWLMSLSSAFNNAIKKGFLRMNHSADKDVMLLIDKPQGNFAIQVIADYAPTKEGDEGGLLLYQNEKNKVEFLESYAANSSQSNKEWLAICKEDQWDFYTKTDTFFDYANKDSLSTERIGVVLKRGTEEGFVPLDINKIIMTKSNMLRLRQLYENYKIVLKDTADNTLSTNIVATAHTGIDILLPSLEFEGIVEIYDEENELLAKKQTTFYGGDMYCMGSSLQIKMNNDELNTTDSTNLGYMLNNERIVKMTIVNDNIGAATNIKLSIQQYMDKIGYTWALISLDGTNYLNEIQIDSIAAQSTRDFWVKVVKDTNSLAFEPIYFNVHLKHN, from the coding sequence ATGGCAAGACAATTAGGAAAAAACCTATTGCAACCAGAACCAGGGTGGACTCGTGAATATTGCTTTTTAGAAAATGCAAAACCAGGTATGTTTTTTTCAAATGTAGACCTAGATAATAAAATTACGGGTGATAAATGGCGTGCAGTAGGTGATACTAACAGATTAGAGCAGAATAGTGCCTGGTATGTTGGTGATACATTAGGTCGTTCATTTTATTTTAAATTCACAGGGACTTCAGTTCGTATTTTATTAAAAAATTTTACAACTCATGCATATAATATTACAGTCACTATAGATGATATAAGCTATGTTGGTTCGGTACCTGCTTATTCTAGCGAATATTCTCTTGTCGTATTTGAGAAACTAGATCTAATTAAAGGTGAACATAACGTTAAAGTAACCACAAATGGATATGCTTCTGGGGCACCTGGAACTGCTTATACGTTTATAACTGCTATTGATTACGCGGATTTAAGCGCAAATGTCGGTGATGTACTTACACAACCGGAGCCAGGTTGGAGTCGTTTTGATGATAGAAATAGTGCTATTAGATATGAAGGGAATTGGCAAATTTATAATAACCAGTCTTCCGGTGACGGTTATCTGGGTAGTTACCATATAAAAAATAATGACAAAGATAAATTAGGTCATGTATTTTTCAACTTCACGGGTACCAAGTTACGAATCCTAGCATATAGAACAGATGGACTTTATTTTGATAACACCAAAATAGTAATTGACGGAGTTACTTACGACATACCTAGAGTTGATAAACCCTCATCTGTAAAGACTGTTGTTGTATTTGAAAAGACTGACCTTAGTCCAGGTACTCACTCTGTTGATATGTACGACTATTATTTAAACTTGGATGCTATAGACGTGGGTCAGGGGGAAAGTATTGTAGAAAAAGCTAAAGTAGGGGGAATATTAAAAGAACCCGAACCTGGTTGGCAGCGACATAAGTTTAATGAAAAATTAGACGATGGTACAGAAGCTATAAAATACTATCCGGAAGGTGCATGGATAGTAAGAGACTCTGGGGATTATACATATACAAAAAATCATGTTGGTTATTTAAGATTTAAATTCTATGGTAGTGCTATCAGAATTATATCAACGCACTTTAGTGACACTGCAACGAATACGAAAATAACCATAAATGGTAAAACAAGTTTCCATAATTTTAGAGGGAATGCAGATGGAGACCTACTATCTTTTGAACAAGCAAATCTCCCCTTAGGTATTCATACAGTAGAAATTGATGCCAATAATTCTGGGAAATCAAATTTATCTGCTATAGATTTAAAAGATGGTGAGTACCTTGTGCCTTTAATTAAAGTTGGAGAAGCTTTACTTCAACCAGAGCCAGGTTGGACCCGCTATGATGATACAAGTATCAATATTAAATATAGTGGTCCGTGGTCTTCTAGTTTAGCAGATACCGGTAGTTATAATAACTCCATACATTACACTGTAGAAAATGCTGGTGTTACATTTTCATTTTATGGAAAATCATTAAGGATTATTGGATTAGTAAGTACGGGTTATAAAAAAGCTAATATCATCATAGATGGTAAGATTTTAGATGAAATAAATTTCAATTCCGCAGTAACTGAAAGATCCATTCTTTTGTACGAGAAAAAAGACCTAACTGAAGGAAAACACACCGTTACAATATGGGGTGAATATATTAATTTAGATGCAATTGATATTAATGGAAGTGGATTTCTTATTCCTCCTGTTAAAGTAGGTGAAAGATTAAAAGAACCAGAACTTGGTTGGAAACGTTTTGATGATAGGGACCAAAGAATATTTTATGAAAACCCCGATGGAGGATCTTGGATACAAATATCAGTAGATCCTACTGATTACTATAACGGAACACTTACATATAAAGAACATGTAGGGATGCCACGTTTAAAAGTTAAGTTTAAATTTAAAGGAATCCAACTCAGAATTCTTGCTACAAGATTTACTACAAACCTTTCTAAATATGAGGAAGCTAAGATTCTAATAGACGGTGTTCAATATGTATATAACCAAAATGGAACATCCAATCAATTTTGTACATTACTATTTGAATCACCAGTCTTAAACCAGGATGTTCACACAGTAGAAATCACGACCGGTAAAGGTCCATTTGATTTTGATTGTATAGATATATTGGGTGGGGACTTATTTTTACTTGCTAAAGTTGGCGATGTACTTACACAACCGGAACTAGGTTGGAAACGATTTGATGATACGGATAGCAATATCAAATATATAGGTAATTGGGTTGCTGTCCAAAATATTGAAGACCGTTTTAATGGAACTCTTCATTACAAGCATAGTTCTCATGGTACAGAGCCAATAGCAATCGAATTTCATTTCAAAGGAACTAAACTTAGACTTATTACCCTTGTAAGTAAGATATATGATAAAGATCTACAAATTACAATAGATGGCGTAACAGAAACGTTCAGTAGTTCTAGAGATACAGTTGCTGCTCAAATACTCACTTATGAAAAATTAGGTTTATCAAATTCAATTCATACCGTGAGAATTACCGGTATTTATGCAAATTTAGATGCCATCGATATTGATGATACTGGAGAGTTAATTCCAATAGATGTAGCTAAAAAGCCCAAAGTATCCTTGTACGAAAAAGAAAGCGGAAAAATATTTGTAGACGATTTTGATTCCGTAAATCCCAAATGGCTTATGTCACTATCAAGTGCATTTAACAATGCTATCAAAAAAGGTTTCTTACGTATGAATCATTCCGCAGATAAAGACGTTATGCTGTTAATCGATAAACCGCAAGGTAACTTTGCAATCCAGGTTATTGCGGATTATGCTCCTACAAAAGAAGGAGATGAAGGTGGCTTACTGCTCTACCAAAATGAAAAGAATAAGGTTGAATTCCTTGAATCTTATGCTGCTAATAGTTCACAAAGCAATAAAGAGTGGCTGGCAATATGTAAAGAAGATCAATGGGACTTTTACACAAAGACAGATACATTCTTTGATTATGCGAATAAAGATTCATTATCAACTGAACGAATAGGTGTGGTTTTAAAAAGAGGAACTGAAGAAGGATTTGTACCGCTAGACATTAATAAAATCATTATGACAAAGAGTAATATGTTACGTCTGCGCCAGCTATATGAAAATTATAAGATTGTATTAAAAGATACTGCAGATAATACCCTTTCTACTAACATCGTAGCTACAGCTCATACAGGCATTGATATTCTACTTCCTTCTTTAGAATTTGAGGGAATCGTAGAAATATATGACGAGGAAAATGAACTGTTAGCAAAGAAACAAACTACTTTTTATGGTGGAGATATGTATTGTATGGGTTCATCTTTACAAATAAAAATGAATAACGATGAATTAAATACAACAGATTCAACGAATTTAGGTTACATGTTGAATAATGAGCGAATTGTAAAAATGACAATCGTAAATGATAACATCGGTGCTGCTACAAATATAAAACTATCGATTCAGCAATACATGGATAAAATTGGTTACACCTGGGCACTTATTTCATTAGATGGTACTAACTACTTGAATGAAATACAGATTGATTCAATAGCCGCACAAAGTACACGTGATTTTTGGGTAAAGGTTGTGAAGGATACAAATTCTCTAGCATTTGAACCAATTTATTTTAATGTTCATTTAAAACATAATTGA
- a CDS encoding DUF1998 domain-containing protein has product MGTVMKLYRYTSESEITPSILIERNVQVTIEPGKVLYAPLDVGCNKYDIRTIQVTNDSNVEAMLFMYDQKENGNQIYKSLSEKRTYDILAIPCEDKDHTNKVHLYIENRGVANSTFNVSMKAIRLN; this is encoded by the coding sequence ATGGGAACTGTAATGAAATTATATAGATATACATCCGAAAGTGAGATTACACCATCAATCCTTATTGAGAGGAATGTACAAGTTACAATTGAACCAGGGAAAGTTCTATATGCTCCGCTGGATGTAGGTTGTAACAAATACGATATTCGTACGATTCAAGTTACAAATGATTCAAACGTTGAAGCGATGTTATTTATGTACGATCAAAAAGAGAATGGGAATCAGATTTATAAAAGCTTATCAGAAAAAAGAACATATGATATTTTGGCTATTCCTTGTGAGGATAAAGATCATACAAACAAGGTACATCTTTATATAGAAAATAGGGGCGTAGCAAACTCTACTTTTAATGTTTCTATGAAAGCAATACGTTTAAATTAA
- a CDS encoding phage holin family protein, with amino-acid sequence MERIHELVKTLNVLDVINTTQFKVASVISGGLGTIFNFLYGKSNLIWIIILVWVVVLDWITGSKASKLDGTYSSQYGIEGIARTVVLFLLPSLAHLFDIAFKLPEFFYFMVTGGLIYHIFNSFTANCVRIGWDRWIPTWLLESVSSEIEAKIRRSNSRKEKN; translated from the coding sequence TTGGAACGAATTCATGAGCTTGTAAAAACATTAAATGTACTTGATGTTATTAATACCACCCAATTTAAAGTTGCTTCTGTAATTAGTGGCGGATTGGGAACTATATTTAATTTTTTATATGGTAAATCTAATTTAATTTGGATTATCATTTTGGTATGGGTAGTTGTATTAGATTGGATAACTGGTAGTAAGGCTTCAAAATTAGATGGTACGTATTCATCACAATATGGAATTGAGGGCATTGCACGAACTGTGGTGCTCTTTTTATTACCTTCTTTAGCGCATTTATTTGATATTGCGTTTAAACTACCAGAGTTTTTCTATTTTATGGTAACGGGTGGTTTAATTTATCATATTTTTAATAGCTTTACAGCCAATTGTGTACGGATTGGCTGGGATAGATGGATTCCTACTTGGTTGTTAGAAAGTGTATCTTCTGAAATTGAAGCGAAAATTAGAAGATCAAACTCTAGAAAAGAAAAAAATTAA
- a CDS encoding GH25 family lysozyme: MGHIVDISKWNGSINWDVAAAQLDLVIARVQYGSNLVDHLYNEHVAKSEQYGIPHAAYAYGCFVSVADAIVEAKDFLARVNPNAKFLVLDVEDDTVKSMKSKGNLSDLAKASQAFIDTCKAAGWKVGFYVAHHMYGDYNLQSVQADFIWLPRYGTNDGSPQKKPSYTCDIWQYTDNGYIDGIGKVDINLLQGDKTLDWFTGEKQSVANGGYQYVKSGGFGISLVQEALNAMNERGTKGQVISNPLTGLAYLQTEVLPNGELDKITAWMDERNWWYEYLK; this comes from the coding sequence ATGGGACACATTGTAGATATTTCAAAATGGAATGGAAGTATTAATTGGGATGTAGCAGCAGCGCAATTAGATTTAGTAATTGCTAGGGTACAATATGGTTCAAATCTAGTAGATCATTTGTATAATGAGCATGTAGCCAAATCAGAACAATACGGTATTCCACATGCTGCATATGCTTATGGATGTTTCGTATCAGTAGCAGATGCAATTGTGGAAGCTAAGGATTTCTTAGCAAGGGTAAATCCTAATGCTAAATTCCTTGTATTAGATGTGGAAGATGACACAGTAAAGTCAATGAAAAGCAAAGGAAACCTTAGTGATTTAGCTAAAGCATCACAAGCTTTTATTGATACATGTAAAGCTGCAGGTTGGAAAGTAGGATTTTATGTAGCACACCATATGTACGGTGACTATAATTTACAAAGTGTACAAGCTGACTTTATTTGGTTACCACGATACGGAACAAATGATGGTAGTCCACAGAAGAAACCATCCTATACTTGTGACATTTGGCAATATACCGATAATGGTTATATTGATGGTATTGGAAAAGTGGATATTAATTTATTGCAAGGTGACAAAACGCTAGATTGGTTTACCGGAGAGAAACAATCTGTTGCTAATGGCGGTTATCAATATGTTAAATCTGGTGGTTTTGGTATTTCATTGGTTCAAGAAGCTCTAAATGCTATGAATGAGCGTGGAACTAAAGGACAAGTTATTTCTAATCCATTAACTGGTTTAGCATACTTGCAAACCGAAGTGTTACCAAATGGTGAGCTTGATAAGATTACAGCTTGGATGGACGAAAGAAACTGGTGGTACGAGTATTTGAAATAA
- a CDS encoding YrpD family protein: MGKFRKIMGVALVSGMVISGLGGIGTTQANADEMRAHSYVKALQAEPIKKGIGGRSILNSTGSVLTTKVTLPEIKNNNGTLKAKGGELYIYSGFSGPVESDIGFLYSETYNVWKPYMKVGGNKEPIYIEGKDEFTNLNGFKPGTEVQLTIYKNLNGNTRATYWGTNGKGYTGRLISEIKNTNISKVNNWKALSTIAVKDDSQTKNIKVNTQYRATFSDILIDNKPINPISNATEFAKIYTNNNKVSIDIIEKK; encoded by the coding sequence ATGGGTAAATTCAGAAAAATAATGGGTGTTGCGTTAGTAAGTGGGATGGTAATTAGTGGATTGGGGGGGATTGGTACAACTCAAGCCAATGCCGATGAAATGAGAGCGCATTCATATGTGAAGGCGCTCCAAGCGGAACCGATTAAAAAAGGAATTGGTGGCCGATCAATCTTAAATAGTACAGGCTCAGTTTTAACTACAAAAGTAACATTACCAGAAATCAAAAATAATAATGGAACACTTAAAGCGAAAGGTGGTGAACTTTATATTTATTCTGGTTTTTCTGGTCCGGTGGAATCAGATATTGGATTTTTGTATAGTGAAACATATAATGTTTGGAAACCTTATATGAAAGTAGGCGGCAATAAAGAACCCATTTATATTGAGGGGAAAGATGAGTTTACGAACTTGAATGGCTTTAAACCAGGAACTGAAGTCCAACTTACGATTTATAAGAACTTAAATGGCAACACTAGGGCAACCTACTGGGGAACAAACGGAAAAGGCTATACAGGAAGGTTAATTTCTGAAATCAAGAATACTAATATTAGTAAAGTTAACAATTGGAAAGCGTTATCTACAATTGCAGTAAAAGATGATAGTCAAACGAAAAATATTAAAGTAAATACCCAATATAGAGCTACATTTAGTGATATTTTAATAGATAACAAACCTATTAATCCTATTAGTAATGCTACTGAATTTGCAAAAATCTATACAAATAATAATAAAGTATCAATTGATATTATTGAGAAAAAGTAG
- a CDS encoding tetratricopeptide repeat protein, translating into MSVIMGSEQVTKLLNNWYVEIRSRNISKAHRMKEQIDSLIQELKEDEWDSLEAKKLLLYYSLLEFRYGYLVDNVSLSEQSFEKIESFEMPEDELLSYYYYFFKAIHRSVTGKYNEASEYFDKAEVFFENISDELEKAEFYYKLGSFYYDIFHGLLAIKYVSKEQEIYRKFNGCETNIAFCENLLGLACTHLKEWGLAEEHFAAAMNQFQKIDEDYYILMVRHNFGLLYASQNLSELAIRYLSEVVEKKPKHYKAIFVKAKEHYKLKEHEIARELIEKGLEICNELKLEEYQHRFMILEALNGDAPAEKFEKVVLEGVKYFEREELYMYMQGSMEELAIKFYQEDNHSNASKYFYLSTQARKKAVDKEALK; encoded by the coding sequence ATGTCGGTAATTATGGGTAGCGAACAAGTTACAAAGTTATTGAATAATTGGTATGTTGAAATTCGTTCAAGAAACATTTCTAAAGCGCACCGTATGAAAGAGCAAATTGATAGCCTGATTCAAGAATTAAAAGAGGATGAATGGGATTCATTAGAAGCTAAGAAGTTACTACTATATTATTCTCTTCTCGAGTTTCGATATGGTTATTTAGTGGATAATGTAAGCTTATCTGAACAAAGCTTTGAAAAGATAGAGTCTTTTGAAATGCCAGAGGATGAGCTTTTATCTTATTATTATTATTTTTTTAAAGCTATTCATAGGAGTGTAACAGGTAAATATAATGAAGCGAGCGAATATTTTGATAAGGCAGAAGTTTTTTTTGAGAATATATCTGATGAATTGGAAAAGGCTGAATTCTATTACAAATTAGGTTCGTTTTATTATGATATATTTCATGGACTTTTAGCAATTAAGTATGTTAGTAAGGAACAAGAGATTTACCGTAAATTTAATGGATGTGAAACAAACATTGCTTTTTGTGAAAACCTATTAGGTTTGGCCTGTACCCATTTAAAGGAGTGGGGACTAGCTGAAGAACATTTTGCAGCCGCAATGAATCAATTTCAAAAGATTGATGAAGACTATTATATTTTAATGGTTAGACACAACTTTGGTCTATTATATGCAAGTCAAAATCTTTCTGAATTAGCAATTCGTTATCTCTCTGAAGTGGTTGAGAAGAAGCCTAAACATTATAAAGCTATCTTTGTTAAAGCGAAGGAGCATTATAAACTTAAGGAACATGAAATAGCAAGAGAACTTATTGAAAAAGGATTGGAAATCTGTAATGAATTGAAACTTGAGGAATATCAGCATCGTTTTATGATTTTAGAAGCGCTGAATGGAGATGCTCCTGCTGAAAAGTTTGAAAAAGTAGTATTAGAAGGAGTTAAGTATTTTGAGAGAGAAGAGTTATACATGTACATGCAAGGGTCTATGGAAGAGTTAGCGATTAAGTTTTATCAAGAAGATAATCACTCTAATGCTAGTAAGTATTTTTATTTAAGTACACAGGCGAGAAAAAAAGCAGTTGATAAGGAGGCTTTGAAATGA
- a CDS encoding right-handed parallel beta-helix repeat-containing protein has protein sequence MKYQTIFPSLKKTCFILILSFIILILALPAPTFAQSNNNVTSGTDYYVSPAGSDLNSGTLNQPFATIQKAANIATEGSTIYIRGGVYNQKVRVTHSGASGAPITFQNYQNEKVILDGSKVKLEDDGLFTIEDKNYIQVNGLEFRNLKSTKVSETPIGIYITGTGSNIEIRNNYIHHIEANVKNGNAHGIAVYGTSSNAQNNLNHIVIDNNEVANLKLGLSEAIAVNGNVDSFEVTDNKVHDNNNIGIVLIGHEGVSPVAALDQARNGIVRNNIVHHNSSFNNTSYNEYSADGIYVDGGKEIIIEQNQSYENDLGIEVASEHAGKSASQITVRDNTISNNIMSGIALGGYDSQQGYAENNTITNNIIYKNDTRDQESGQIELNYDTRNNVITNNHIYASNSPIFISNNFNKNTGNKLDYNHYYGEFDQNNGLWQWKRKTYKGFSTYQASMNQEGNEQHSVFSKLSPSFKLISK, from the coding sequence ATGAAATATCAAACAATATTTCCATCGTTAAAAAAAACCTGTTTTATCTTAATACTCTCTTTCATTATATTAATTCTTGCACTTCCAGCACCAACTTTTGCACAATCCAATAACAATGTTACATCTGGAACAGATTACTATGTATCTCCGGCAGGAAGTGACCTCAACTCCGGCACATTAAATCAGCCTTTCGCTACCATTCAAAAGGCTGCTAACATCGCCACAGAAGGAAGCACAATCTACATAAGAGGCGGAGTTTATAACCAAAAGGTACGTGTAACTCATTCTGGAGCCTCAGGAGCACCGATTACTTTTCAAAATTACCAGAATGAAAAGGTAATTCTCGATGGTTCTAAAGTCAAGTTAGAGGATGACGGATTATTTACCATAGAAGATAAAAATTATATTCAGGTAAACGGGTTAGAATTTCGCAATTTAAAATCAACGAAAGTTAGCGAAACCCCTATCGGTATTTATATTACCGGAACAGGGAGTAATATCGAGATTAGAAATAATTATATCCATCACATTGAAGCAAATGTAAAGAATGGAAACGCACACGGGATTGCTGTCTATGGTACTTCATCTAATGCACAAAATAATTTAAATCATATTGTCATTGATAATAACGAAGTAGCAAATTTAAAATTAGGACTAAGTGAAGCAATTGCTGTGAATGGGAATGTAGATTCCTTTGAAGTTACCGATAACAAAGTACATGATAACAACAACATCGGAATTGTTCTGATTGGACATGAAGGCGTATCTCCAGTAGCTGCTTTAGATCAAGCACGAAACGGAATTGTTCGTAACAATATCGTTCATCACAATTCATCTTTCAATAATACTAGTTATAATGAATATTCAGCTGATGGTATTTACGTGGATGGTGGGAAGGAAATTATTATTGAGCAAAATCAGAGCTATGAAAACGACCTCGGTATTGAAGTAGCTAGCGAACATGCGGGAAAAAGTGCAAGTCAAATTACAGTTAGAGATAATACAATATCTAACAATATTATGAGTGGCATTGCACTTGGTGGATATGACAGTCAGCAAGGTTATGCCGAAAATAACACAATTACAAATAACATTATTTATAAAAATGACACAAGAGATCAAGAGAGTGGGCAAATCGAATTAAATTACGATACTCGCAACAACGTAATTACCAATAACCACATCTATGCAAGCAATAGCCCTATTTTTATTAGCAATAATTTTAATAAAAACACCGGAAACAAACTTGATTACAATCATTACTATGGTGAATTCGATCAAAATAATGGCTTATGGCAATGGAAAAGAAAAACGTATAAAGGATTTTCAACTTATCAAGCAAGTATGAATCAAGAAGGAAATGAACAACATAGTGTATTTAGCAAATTATCCCCTTCGTTCAAACTAATTTCAAAATAA
- a CDS encoding HBL/NHE enterotoxin family protein, producing the protein MKNKIMTGFLITSIVTGATIPINTLATPIVQAETKQDNVDISSALRKIGAHSKLTQTFIDGALASPNVQLEEVPSLNTNQFLIKQDMKEWSSELYPKLILLNSKSKGFVTKFNSYYPTLKGFVDNKEDKEGFTDRLEVLQDMTITNQESVQRQINELTDLKIQVDKKLKNLDTDVVKAQSVLNSEGTGKIDKLKNEMLDTKKSIQNDLQQIALLPGALNEQGLKVFQEIYSLSKDIIEPAAQTAVVAYNKGKEINNAIVDAEKKAEQEAKEKGKSAIEIEAAKKEARETIEKSKKGEIAAAAVTKTKEYDLMKVIDPEKVKKTYNTFAEINKLTAEQRAYLNDLEKQNQKLYDLTTKLTVADLQKSMILFMQNDLHTFANQVDGEIELMKRYKEDLDLINNSITKLSTEVDINNTQSQKDTLRRLKSVTTQLEEQVYKF; encoded by the coding sequence ATGAAGAATAAAATTATGACAGGATTTTTAATAACATCAATTGTTACCGGGGCGACTATTCCTATCAATACTCTAGCAACGCCAATCGTTCAGGCAGAAACAAAACAAGATAATGTAGATATTTCCTCAGCATTACGAAAAATAGGTGCACACTCCAAGTTAACACAAACCTTTATTGATGGAGCTTTAGCAAGTCCGAATGTACAGCTTGAAGAAGTTCCATCTTTAAATACAAACCAATTTCTAATTAAACAAGATATGAAAGAGTGGTCATCCGAACTTTATCCTAAATTAATTCTATTAAATTCAAAAAGTAAAGGATTTGTAACTAAATTTAATAGTTATTATCCAACATTAAAAGGATTTGTAGATAATAAGGAAGATAAAGAAGGGTTTACAGATAGACTGGAAGTCCTTCAAGATATGACCATAACAAACCAAGAAAGTGTGCAACGTCAAATTAATGAGTTAACAGATCTAAAAATACAGGTAGATAAGAAGTTGAAAAATCTTGATACTGATGTGGTAAAAGCACAAAGTGTCCTTAATTCAGAGGGAACAGGAAAAATAGATAAGTTAAAAAATGAAATGCTAGATACAAAAAAATCAATTCAAAATGATTTACAGCAAATAGCATTATTACCAGGAGCTTTAAATGAACAAGGACTAAAGGTATTCCAAGAAATTTATAGTCTATCGAAAGATATTATTGAACCAGCTGCTCAAACAGCAGTAGTAGCGTATAACAAAGGAAAAGAAATAAACAATGCCATTGTAGACGCAGAGAAGAAAGCAGAGCAAGAAGCAAAAGAAAAGGGAAAATCGGCTATAGAAATTGAGGCTGCCAAAAAAGAAGCACGTGAAACGATAGAGAAAAGTAAAAAAGGTGAAATCGCTGCAGCTGCAGTTACAAAAACGAAAGAGTATGATCTTATGAAAGTGATTGATCCTGAAAAAGTAAAAAAAACATATAATACTTTTGCTGAAATTAATAAACTAACGGCGGAGCAACGAGCATATTTAAATGATTTAGAGAAACAAAATCAGAAATTATATGACTTAACAACTAAATTAACAGTAGCAGATTTACAAAAATCAATGATTCTTTTCATGCAAAATGACTTGCATACATTTGCTAACCAAGTAGATGGAGAAATTGAGCTAATGAAGCGTTACAAAGAGGATTTGGATCTAATAAATAATAGTATTACAAAATTATCGACTGAAGTTGATATCAATAACACTCAGTCTCAAAAAGATACATTAAGACGATTAAAAAGTGTAACAACTCAACTTGAAGAACAAGTTTATAAATTTTGA